The window CGGGTTCCACCCCGAGAACGTGGGTCGCCTCGTCGCCGGTGACGCACGTTTCAAGCCCTGCACGCCCCACGGCGTCCAGAAACTCCTCGCGTCCGTCGACGTGGAGACCGAAGGCGCTGACGTGGTCGTCGTCGGACGCTCCGACATCGTCGGCAAGCCGATGGCGAACCTGCTCATCCAGAAGGCCGACGACGGAAACGCGACGGTGACGGTCTGTCACTCCCGCACGAAGGACCTCGCCGCGAAGACCCGTGAGGCGGACATCGTCGTCGCCGCCGTCGGCGTCCCCGAACTCATCACGGGCGACATGCTCTCGGACGATACCGTCGTCATCGACGTGGGCGTCAACCGTGTCGACGCGGACAACGAGAAGGGCTACGAACTCGTCGGCGACGTAGACTTCGACTCCGCGAAGGAGAAGGCGAGCGCCATCACGCCCGTTCCCGGCGGCGTCGGCCCGATGACGCGCGCGATGCTCCTCTGGAACACGGTCAAAG is drawn from Haloferax litoreum and contains these coding sequences:
- a CDS encoding bifunctional methylenetetrahydrofolate dehydrogenase/methenyltetrahydrofolate cyclohydrolase, with translation MTTIIDGNAVAEEIRSGLTDAIDALEDAGVKPGLATVLMSDDPASQTYVSMKQRDCEEVGIEALDYELDPDTPADELYSLVDDLNADDDVHGILVQMPVPDHVDDRTVLRRIDPAKDVDGFHPENVGRLVAGDARFKPCTPHGVQKLLASVDVETEGADVVVVGRSDIVGKPMANLLIQKADDGNATVTVCHSRTKDLAAKTREADIVVAAVGVPELITGDMLSDDTVVIDVGVNRVDADNEKGYELVGDVDFDSAKEKASAITPVPGGVGPMTRAMLLWNTVKAAAEAEGVDVDLP